A window of Gottschalkia purinilytica genomic DNA:
TATCTCAGCATCCTTAACGTTTTTTCGTACCTGTTTAGCTCCGTCAGGACAAACTACATAGATACTAGTCCCTTTATTTTTATACTGTTCTTTAGTAGCCCAATATGCATGATCGTATAGTTCTTTTTCGGCTATGGAATTTTCCTTGTCCCTACAAAACCAACTATCATCACTCATGAATATATGTCCCCACTCATTTTCTTCTCTCGGCTCTCTAGTCGTATACGAATGTATTATGTTATATCCTAATGTCTCTAGTTCTTTTGCTATAGTTGTTTTGCCCGATCCCGATGGTCCAACTAAGCAGATTATTTTATCCATTTAATCACCCTTTCCCATCTAATTATTTTCTAACTTTAAGTTGTGTTTTTCTATAAACATTTTTCTGACTTTTAAATACTCAATCCAATCATCTTTTGTTGCAGGTCTTATATTTTCTAAGTCGTTAACTTGTATATAACTAATAAACTCACAATTTTCACTAAGCATATATTTTAAGAAAGACTTATAATCAT
This region includes:
- a CDS encoding AAA family ATPase, which translates into the protein MDKIICLVGPSGSGKTTIAKELETLGYNIIHSYTTREPREENEWGHIFMSDDSWFCRDKENSIAEKELYDHAYWATKEQYKNKGTSIYVVCPDGAKQVRKNVKDAEIVTIFLHCDMNKRVTRLIERAGGNIFNHFDEVEALERINKDKEVFKLVKTDYVIDGNREVEEVLEDVVSVIKN